The Choloepus didactylus isolate mChoDid1 chromosome 13, mChoDid1.pri, whole genome shotgun sequence genome contains a region encoding:
- the LOC119507911 gene encoding protocadherin beta-16-like, which produces MEIGWMSNRRQRQVLLFFVLLIVSLSGAELGPYSVVEEMERGSFVANLGKDLGLGLTEMSMRGVRIISQGNKKHLQLKVQTGDLLINEQLDREELCGPTEPCVLHFQVLMEKPLEIFQAELRVRDINDHSPVFTDREMTVKILENSPLGNVFPLENALDLDIGSNNVQNYTISPNSYFRVLTRKLRDGRKYPELVLDRELDREQEPELILTLKALDGGSPPRSGTAQVRIEVVDTNDNAPEFEQHLYKVQIPENSPIDSLLVTVSASDLDSGVNGKISYTLFQPSEDISKTLEVNSMTGEIRLRKQVDFERILSYEVDIKATDGGGLSGKCTLLVQVVDVNDNPPEVTMSALTSPIPENSPEIIVAVFSVSDSDSGENGKTVCSIQDDLPFLLKPSVKNFYTLVTETALDREVRAEYNITITVTDLGTPRLKTEHNITVLVADVNDNAPNFTQTSYTLFVRENNSPALHIGSVSATDRDSGTNAQVTYSLLPPQDAHLPLASLVSINADNGHLFALRALDYEALQAFEFRVGAADAGSPALSSEALVRVVVVDDNDNSPFVLYPLQNGSAPCTELVPRAAEAGHLVTKVVAVDGDSGQNAWLSYQLLKATEPGLFGVWAHNGEVRTARLLSDRDAPKHRLVVLVKDNGEPPLSASVTLHVLLVDGFSQPYLPLPEAAPDEAQADSLTVYLVIALASVSSLFLFSVLLFIAVRLCGRRRAASVPEGHFLGHLVDVSGTGTLSQSYQYEVCLMGDSGTSEFKFPKPIISNFPPQSIRREGEETISFRNNLDF; this is translated from the coding sequence ATGGAGATTGGATGGATGAGCAATCGGAGACAAAGGCAAGTCctacttttctttgttttgctgatCGTGTCTCTGTCGGGCGCCGAGTTGGGGCCCTATTCAgtggtggaagaaatggagcgAGGCTCCTTTGTGGCAAATCTAGGAAAAGACTTGGGTTTGGGATTGACAGAGATGTCCATGCGCGGGGTCCGTATCATTTCTCAGGGGAACAAAAAGCACTTGCAGCTCAAGGTTCAGACTGGGGATTTGCTTATAAATGAGCAATTAGATAGAGAGGAGCTATGCGGCCCCACTGAGCCCTGCGTACTACATTTCCAAGTGTTAATGGAAAAACCCTTAGAGATATTTCAGGCTGAACTGAGGGTGAGAGATATAAATGACCATTCTCCGGTATTCACTGACAGAGAAATGACCGtaaaaatactggaaaacagtCCTCTAGGAAATGTGTTCCCTTTGGAGAATGCTCTGGACTTGGACATAGGAAGCAATAATGTTCAGAATTACACAATTAGTCCCAACTCCTATTTCCGGGTTCTAACCCGAAAACTCAGGGACGGCAGGAAATACCCCGAGCTGGTGCTAGATAGAGAGCTGGACCGGGAGCAGGAGCCTGAACTCATATTAACCCTCAAAGCGCTGGATGGCGGCTCTCCGCCCAGGTCTGGGACAGCTCAGGTCCGCATCGAAGTGGTGGACACCAACGACAATGCCCCTGAGTTTGAGCAGCATCTCTACAAGGTGCAGATTCCCGAGAACAGCCCGATAGACTCCCTGCTTGTCACTGTCTCTGCCAGCGATTTAGATAGTGgagtaaatggaaaaatatcctaTACACTCTTTCAACCTTCTGAAGATATTAGCAAAACTTTGGAGGTAAATTCTATGACAGGAGAAATTCGACTGAGAAAACAAGTAGATTTCGAAAGAATTCTGTCCTATGAAGTGGACATCAAGGCCACAGATGGGGGAGGTCTTTCGGGGAAATGTACTCTTCTGGTGCAGGTGGTGGATGTGAATGATAATCCCCCAGAAGTGACCATGTCTGCCCTCACCAGCCCCATCCCAGAGAACTCGCCTGAGATTATAGTTGCTGTTTTTAGTGTGTCGGATTCTGACTCCGGGGAAAATGGAAAGACGGTTTGCTCCATTCAGGATGACCTTCCCTTTCTTCTGAAACCTTCAGTCAAGAATTTTTACACCCTGGTAACGGAGACAGCACTAGATAGAGAAGTGAGAGCCGAGTATAACATCACCATCACAGTCACTGACTTGGGTACCCCCAGGCTGAAAACTGAGCACAACATAACCGTGCTGGTCGCCGACGTCAATGACAACGCGCCGAACTTCACCCAAACCTCCTACACCCTGTTCGTCCGAGAAAACAACAGCCCCGCCCTGCACATCGGCAGCGTCAGCGCCACTGACAGAGACTCGGGCACCAACGCCCAAGTCACCTACTCGCTGCTGCCGCCCCAGGACGCGCACCTGCCCCTCGCCTCCTTGGTCTCCATCAACGCCGACAACGGGCATCTGTTCGCGCTCAGGGCCCTGGATTACGAGGCCCTGCAAGCGTTCGAGTTCCGCGTGGGCGCGGCCGACGCGGGCTCCCCGGCGCTGAGCAGCGAGGCGCTGGTGCGCGTGGTGGTCGTGGACGACAACGACAACTCGCCCTTCGTGCTGTACCCGCTGCAGAACGGCTCTGCGCCCTGCACAGAGCTGGTGCCCAGGGCGGCCGAGGCGGGCCACCTGGTGACCAAGGTGGTGGCGGTGGACGGCGACTCGGGCCAGAACGCCTGGCTGTCCTACCAGCTGCTCAAGGCCACGGAGCCCGGGCTGTTCGGCGTGTGGGCGCACAACGGCGAGGTGCGCACCGCCAGGCTGCTGAGCGACCGCGACGCGCCCAAGCACAGGCTCGTCGTGCTGGTCAAGGACAACGGCGAGCCGCCGCTCTCGGCCAGCGTCACGCTGCACGTGCTGCTGGTGGACGGCTTCTCCCAGCCCTACCTGCCGCTCCCGGAGGCGGCCCCGGACGAGGCCCAGGCCGACTCGCTCACCGTCTACTTGGTCATTGCCTTGGCCTCGGTCTCGTCGCTCTTCCTGTTCTCGGTGCTGCTGTTCATCGCGGTGCGGCTGTGCGGGAGGCGCAGGGCGGCCTCGGTGCCTGAGGGCCACTTTCTGGGCCACTTGGTGGACGTGAGCGGCACCGGGACCCTGTCCCAGAGCTACCAGTACGAGGTGTGTCTCATGGGAGATTCTGGGACCAGCGAGTTCAAGTTCCCGAAGCCGATTATCTCCAATTTCCCACCCCAGAGCATTCGTAGGGAAGGCGAAGAGACTATCTCATTTCGGAATAATTTGGATTTCTGA
- the LOC119508298 gene encoding protocadherin beta-16 gives MEIGWMSNRRQRQVLLFFVLLIVSLSGAELGPYSVVEEMERGSFVANLGKDLGLGLTEMSMRGVRIISQGNKKHLQLKVQTGDLLINEQLDREELCGPTEPCVLHFQVLMEKPLEIFQAELRVRDINDHSPVFTDREMTVKILENSPLGNVFPLENALDLDIGSNNVQNYTISPNSYFRVLTRKLRDGRKYPELVLDRELDREQEPELILTLKALDGGSPPRSGTAQVRIEVVDTNDNAPEFEQHLYKVQIPENSPIDSLLVTVSASDLDSGVNGKISYTLFQPSEDISKTLEVNSMTGEIRLRKQVDFERILSYEVDIKATDGGGLSGKCTLLVQVVDVNDNPPEVTMSALTSPIPENSPEIIVAVFSVSDSDSGENGKTVCSIQDDLPFLLKPSVKNFYTLVTETALDREVRAEYNITITVTDLGTPRLKTEHNITVLVADVNDNAPNFTQTSYTLFVRENNSPALHIGSVSATDRDSGTNAQVTYSLLPPQDAHLPLASLVSINADNGHLFALRALDYEALQAFEFRVGAADAGSPALSSEALVRVVVVDDNDNSPFVLYPLQNGSAPCTELVPRAAEAGHLVTKVVAVDGDSGQNAWLSYQLLKATEPGLFGVWAHNGEVRTARLLSDRDAPKHRLVVLVKDNGEPPLSASVTLHVLLVDGFSQPYLPLPEAAPDEAQADSLTVYLVIALASVSSLFLFSVLLFIAVRLCRRRRAASVPEGHFPGHLVDVSSTGTLSQSYQYEVCLMGGSDTSDFKFLKPIVPTLAP, from the coding sequence ATGGAGATTGGATGGATGAGCAATCGGAGACAAAGGCAAGTCctacttttctttgttttgctgatCGTGTCTCTGTCGGGCGCCGAGTTGGGGCCCTATTCAgtggtggaagaaatggagcgAGGCTCCTTTGTGGCAAATCTAGGAAAAGACTTGGGTTTGGGATTGACAGAGATGTCCATGCGCGGGGTCCGTATCATTTCTCAGGGGAACAAAAAGCACTTGCAGCTCAAGGTTCAGACTGGGGATTTGCTTATAAATGAGCAATTAGATAGAGAGGAGCTATGCGGCCCCACTGAGCCCTGCGTACTACATTTCCAAGTGTTAATGGAAAAACCCTTAGAGATATTTCAGGCTGAACTGAGGGTGAGAGATATAAATGACCATTCTCCGGTATTCACTGACAGAGAAATGACCGtaaaaatactggaaaacagtCCTCTAGGAAATGTGTTCCCTTTGGAGAATGCTCTGGACTTGGACATAGGAAGCAATAATGTTCAGAATTACACAATTAGTCCCAACTCCTATTTCCGGGTTCTAACCCGAAAACTCAGGGACGGCAGGAAATACCCCGAGCTGGTGCTAGATAGAGAGCTGGACCGGGAGCAGGAGCCTGAACTCATATTAACCCTCAAAGCGCTGGATGGCGGCTCTCCGCCCAGGTCTGGGACAGCTCAGGTCCGCATCGAAGTGGTGGACACCAACGACAATGCCCCTGAGTTTGAGCAGCATCTCTACAAGGTGCAGATTCCCGAGAACAGCCCGATAGACTCCCTGCTTGTCACTGTCTCTGCCAGCGATTTAGATAGTGgagtaaatggaaaaatatcctaTACACTCTTTCAACCTTCTGAAGATATTAGCAAAACTTTGGAGGTAAATTCTATGACAGGAGAAATTCGACTGAGAAAACAAGTAGATTTCGAAAGAATTCTGTCCTATGAAGTGGACATCAAGGCCACAGATGGGGGAGGTCTTTCGGGGAAATGTACTCTTCTGGTGCAGGTGGTGGATGTGAATGATAATCCCCCAGAAGTGACCATGTCTGCCCTCACCAGCCCCATCCCAGAGAACTCGCCTGAGATTATAGTTGCTGTTTTTAGTGTGTCGGATTCTGACTCCGGGGAAAATGGAAAGACGGTTTGCTCCATTCAGGATGACCTTCCCTTTCTTCTGAAACCTTCAGTCAAGAATTTTTACACCCTGGTAACGGAGACAGCACTAGATAGAGAAGTGAGAGCCGAGTATAACATCACCATCACAGTCACTGACTTGGGTACCCCCAGGCTGAAAACTGAGCACAACATAACCGTGCTGGTCGCCGACGTCAATGACAACGCGCCGAACTTCACCCAAACCTCCTACACCCTGTTCGTCCGAGAAAACAACAGCCCCGCCCTGCACATCGGCAGCGTCAGCGCCACTGACAGAGACTCGGGCACCAACGCCCAAGTCACCTACTCGCTGCTGCCGCCCCAGGACGCGCACCTGCCCCTCGCCTCCTTGGTCTCCATCAACGCCGACAACGGGCATCTGTTCGCGCTCAGGGCCCTGGATTACGAGGCCCTGCAAGCGTTCGAGTTCCGCGTGGGCGCGGCCGACGCGGGCTCCCCGGCGCTGAGCAGCGAGGCGCTGGTGCGCGTGGTGGTCGTGGACGACAACGACAACTCGCCCTTCGTGCTGTACCCGCTGCAGAACGGCTCTGCGCCCTGCACAGAGCTGGTGCCCAGGGCGGCCGAGGCGGGCCACCTGGTGACCAAGGTGGTGGCGGTGGACGGCGACTCGGGCCAGAACGCCTGGCTGTCCTACCAGCTGCTCAAGGCCACGGAGCCCGGGCTGTTCGGCGTGTGGGCGCACAACGGCGAGGTGCGCACCGCCAGGCTGCTGAGCGACCGCGACGCGCCCAAGCACAGGCTCGTCGTGCTGGTCAAGGACAACGGCGAGCCGCCGCTCTCGGCCAGCGTCACGCTGCACGTGCTGCTGGTGGACGGCTTCTCCCAGCCCTACCTGCCGCTCCCGGAGGCGGCCCCGGACGAGGCCCAGGCCGACTCGCTCACCGTCTACTTGGTCATTGCCTTGGCCTCGGTCTCGTCGCTCTTCCTGTTCTCGGTGCTGCTGTTCATCGCGGTGCGGCTGTGCAGGAGGCGCAGGGCGGCCTCGGTGCCTGAGGGCCACTTTCCGGGCCACTTGGTGGACGTGAGCAGCACCGGGACCCTGTCCCAGAGCTACCAGTACGAGGTGTGTCTGATGGGAGGCTCAGACACCAGCGATTTCAAGTTCTTGAAGCCAATTGTCCCCACCTTAGCTCCCTAG
- the LOC119508411 gene encoding LOW QUALITY PROTEIN: protocadherin beta-10-like (The sequence of the model RefSeq protein was modified relative to this genomic sequence to represent the inferred CDS: inserted 2 bases in 1 codon): MEARRLHFQRQRQVLFVFLFWEVSLADSGFGRYSVTEETERGTFVVNLAKDLGLGQGELSARGARLVSDANKQQLLLDSHTGDLLTNDKLDRETLCGPTEPCMLYFQILMDNPFQIYRAELRVRDINDHSPVFREKDIVLKILENTAEGTSLPLERAHDSDVGLNGIQKYIIHPNSFFHIKISDSDEGIIYPELVLDKALDREKQREHSLTLTALDGGSPPRSGAAAIHIVVMDINDNAPQFAEAFYKAQVPEDSSIGCFIVKVSAVDVDSGVNAXHASEDIQTTFQINPFSGEIVLTALLDYEVIKSYKINIQAMDGGGLSARCTVFVEVLDTNDNSPELIMSSVSSYIAENSPETVLAVFRIRDNDSEENGKMVCYIQDDLPFLLKPSVENFYILMTEGALDRESRDEYNVTITVTDLGTPRLKTEHSITVLVSDVNDNAPNFTQTSYTLFVRENNSPALHIGSVSTTDRDSGTNAQVTYSLLPPKDAHRPLASLVSINADNGHLFALRALDYEALQAFEFRVGAADAGSPALSSEALVRVVVVDDNDNSPFVLYPLQNGSAPCTELVPRAAEAGYLVTKVVAVDGDSGQNAWLSYQLLKATEPGLFGVWAHNGEVRTARLLSDRDAPKHRLVVLVKDNGEPPLSASVTLHVLLVDGFSQPYLPLPEAAPDEAQADSLTVYLVIALASVSSLFLFSVLLFIAVRLCGRRRAASMPEGHFPGHLVDVSGTGTLSQSYQYEVCLTGDSRTSEFKFLKPIIPDIQAQGAGRNNE; encoded by the exons atggaagccagaagattgCACTTCCAGAGACAAAGGCAAGtcctgtttgtctttctgttttggGAAGTGTCCTTGGCAGATTCTGGGTTTGGACGTTATTCTGTGACAGAGGAAACAGAGAGGGGAACGTTTGTGGTCAACCTGGCAAAGGATCTGGGGCTAGGGCAGGGAGAGCTGTCTGCAAGGGGAGCCCGGTTAGTCTCTGATGCTAATAAACAGCAATTGCTACTGGATTCTCATACTGGGGATTTGCTCACAAATGATAAACTGGACAGGGAGACTCTGTGTGGCCCCACCGAGCCCTGTATGCTGTATTTCCAAATATTAATGGATAACCCTTTTCAGATTTATCGTGCTGAGCTGAGGGTCAGGGATATAAATGACCATTCACCAGTGTTTCGGGAGAAAGATATAgtcttaaaaatattagaaaatacagCCGAAGGGACATCACTTCCACTAGAAAGAGCACATGATTCTGATGTAGGACTTAACGGTATCCAAAAGTACATCATCCACCCCAACTCttttttccatattaaaattAGTGACAGTGATGAAGGCATTATATACCCAGAGCTAGTGTTGGACAAAGCGCTGGATAGGGAGAAGCAGCGCGAGCACAGTTTAACACTCACGGCGCTGGATGGCGGCTCTCCGCCCAGATCTGGGGCCGCTGCTATACACATTGTGGTCATGGACATCAATGACAACGCCCCGCAGTTTGCGGAGGCATTCTATAAGGCCCAGGTTCCAGAGGACAGCTCCATAGGGTGTTTCATTGTTAAAGTCTCGGCAGTGGATGTAGACTCGGGAGTAAATGC TCACGCCTCTGAAGATATCCAAACAACTTTTCAAATCAATCCTTTCTCTGGGGAAATTGTTCTTACAGCGTTGCTTGATTATGAGGTAATAAAgtcttacaaaataaatatacaagcAATGGATGGAGGGGGCCTTTCTGCAAGATGTACGGTTTTTGTCGAAGTATTGGACACGAACGACAACTCCCCTGAACTGATAATGTCATCAGTTTCCAGCTACATTGCCGAGAACTCCCCAGAGACAGTACTGGCTGTTTTTAGGATTAGAGACAATGactcagaagaaaatggaaaaatggttTGCTATATTCAAGATGATCTGCCATTCCTTCTGAAACCCTCTGTGGAGAATTTTTATATCCTAATGACAGAGGGAGCGCTGGACAGAGAGAGCAGGGACGAATACAATGTCACCATCACCGTCACTGACTTGGGTACCCCCAGACTGAAAACGGAGCACAGCATAACCGTGCTGGTCTCCGACGTCAACGACAACGCGCCAAACTTCACCCAAACCTCCTACACCCTGTTCGTCCGCGAAAACAACAGCCCCGCCCTGCACATCGGCAGCGTCAGCACCACTGACAGAGACTCGGGCACCAACGCCCAAGTCACCTACTCGCTGCTGCCGCCCAAGGATGCGCACCGCCCCCTCGCCTCCTTGGTCTCCATCAACGCCGACAACGGGCACCTGTTCGCGCTCAGGGCCCTGGATTACGAGGCCCTGCAAGCGTTCGAGTTCCGCGTGGGCGCGGCCGACGCGGGCTCCCCGGCTCTGAGCAGCGAGGCGCTGGTGCGCGTGGTGGTCGTGGACGACAACGACAACTCGCCCTTCGTGCTGTACCCGCTGCAGAACGGCTCTGCGCCCTGCACAGAGCTGGTGCCCAGGGCGGCCGAGGCGGGCTACCTGGTGACCAAGGTGGTGGCGGTGGACGGCGACTCGGGCCAGAACGCCTGGCTGTCCTACCAGCTGCTCAAGGCCACGGAGCCCGGGCTGTTCGGCGTGTGGGCGCACAACGGCGAGGTGCGCACCGCCAGGCTGCTGAGCGACCGCGACGCGCCCAAGCACAGGCTCGTCGTGCTGGTCAAGGACAACGGCGAGCCGCCGCTCTCGGCCAGCGTCACGCTGCACGTGCTGCTGGTGGACGGCTTCTCCCAGCCCTACCTGCCGCTCCCGGAGGCGGCCCCGGACGAGGCCCAGGCCGACTCGCTCACCGTCTACTTGGTCATTGCCTTGGCCTCGGTCTCGTCGCTCTTCCTGTTCTCGGTGCTGCTGTTCATCGCGGTGCGGCTGTGCGGGAGGCGCAGGGCGGCCTCGATGCCTGAGGGCCACTTTCCGGGCCACTTGGTAGACGTGAGTGGCACCGGGACCCTGTCCCAGAGCTACCAGTATGAGGTGTGTCTGACGGGAGACTCTAGGACCAGCGAGTTCAAGTTCCTGAAGCCGATTATCCCGGATATCCAAGCACAGGGTGCTGGGAGGAataatgaataa
- the LOC119508452 gene encoding protocadherin beta-12-like: MENGGTGTLRIRQVLLLFVLLGMSQAYSGLGLFSVEEEMQSRSFVGNLAKDLGLEVGELSSRGARVVSNDNKECLQLDINTGDLLLSETLDREELCGSTEQCVLHFQVLMKNPLQFFQIELQVRDINDHSPLFMEKELRLQIPENSPVGAVFLLESAKDLDVGINSLKNYTISPNSHFHIKIRVDPDNRKYPELVLDKALDYEEQPELSFILTALDGGSPPRSGTALVSVMVVDINDNSPEFEQPFYDVKIPENSVLGSLVVTVSAWDLDSGINAEISYTFSHASEDICKTFEINKKSGEVSLAGFLDFELIESYSIIIQATDGGGLFGKSTVRIQVTDVNDNVPEVTVSSITSPIPENSPETVVMVFSIRDRDSGDNGRMICSIPEDLPFKLKPSFKNYYTLETERTLDRESRAEYNFTITVTDFGTPRLKTEHNITVRVSDVNDNAPIFTQTSYTLFVRENNSPALHIGSVSATDRDSGTNAQVTYSLLPPQDAHLPLASLVSINADNGHLFALRALDYEALQAFEFRVGAADAGSPALSSEALVRVVVVDDNDNSPFVLYPLQNGSAPCTELVPRAAEAGYLVTKVVAVDGDSGQNAWLSYQLLKATEPGLFGVWAHNGEVRTARLLSDRDAPKHRLVVLVKDNGEPPLSASVTLHVLLVDGFSQPYLPLPEAAPDEAQADSLTVYLVIALASVSSLFLFSVLLFIAVRLCGRRRAASVSEGHFPSHLVDVSGTGTLSQSYQFELCLTGDSGSNEFKFLKPIIPNFPAHCPGREIEDNPTFCNSFRFSNQ; encoded by the coding sequence ATGGAGAACGGAGGGACAGGCACTCTGCGGATAAGGCAAGTCCTACTTCTCTTTGTTTTGTTGGGAATGTCTCAGGCATACTCTGGGCTAGGGCTCTTTTCTGTGGAGGAGGAAATGCAGAGCAGAAGCTTTGTAGGAAATTTGGCAAAGGACCTTGGACTCGAGGTGGGTGAGCTGTCCTCTCGGGGGGCCCGGGTAGTCTCTAATGATAACAAAGAGTGTTTGCAGCTGGACATCAACACCGGCGATTTGCTCCTAAGCGAAACATTAGACCGGGAGGAGCTCTGCGGCTCCACTGAGCAGTGTGTGCTGCATTTCCAGGTGTTAATGAAAAACCCCCTGCAGTTTTTTCAGATCGAGCTCCAGGTCAGGGACATAAATGACCACTCTCCCCTCTTTATGGAAAAAGAACTGCGCCTACAAATTCCAGAGAATAGTCCTGTCGGTGCTGTGTTCTTATTAGAAAGTGCAAAGGATTTAGATGTAGGAATCAACTCGCTAAAAAACTACACGATCAGCCCCAACTCTCATTTCCACATTAAAATTAGAGTCGATCCAGACAATAGAAAATATCCAGAGTTAGTTTTGGACAAGGCACTGGATTATGAAGAGCAGCCTGAACTCAGTTTCATCCTCACTGCACTCGATGGTGGGTCTCCGCCCAGGTCGGGGACTGCCTTAGTTAGCGTGATGGTCGTGGATATTAACGATAACTCCCCTGAATTTGAGCAGCCTTTTTATGACGTGAAGATTCCAGAGAATAGTGTTCTAGGCTCACTGGTTGTCACCGTCTCAGCTTGGGATTTAGATTCAGGAATAAACGCGGAAATATCGTACACATTTTCCCATGCCTCAGAAGACATTTGCAAGACAtttgaaattaacaaaaaatctGGAGAAGTTAGTCTAGCAGGATTCTTGGATTTTGAATTAATTGAATCATACTCCATAATAATTCAAGCCACAGATGGGGGCGGCCTGTTTGGAAAATCCACAGTCAGAATTCAGGTGACGGATGTGAATGACAATGTTCCTGAAGTTACTGTGTCATCAATTACCAGTCCAATTCCAGAAAATTCGCCTGAGACTGTGGTTATGGTTTTTAGCATCCGAGACAGAGACTCTGGAGACAACGGGAGGATGATTTGTTCAATCCCAGAAGACCTACCATTCAAGCTAAAACCTtcgtttaaaaattattacacgTTGGAAACGGAGAGAACGCTGGACAGAGAGAGCAGAGCCGAGTACAACTTCACCATCACCGTCACTGACTTCGGTACGCCCAGGCTGAAAACCGAGCACAACATAACCGTGCGGGTCTCCGACGTCAACGACAACGCGCCCATCTTCACCCAAACCTCCTACACCCTGTTCGTCCGCGAAAACAACAGCCCCGCCCTGCACATCGGCAGCGTCAGCGCCACTGACAGAGACTCGGGCACCAACGCCCAAGTCACGTACTCGCTGCTGCCGCCCCAGGACGCGCACCTGCCCCTCGCCTCCTTGGTCTCCATCAACGCCGACAACGGGCATCTGTTCGCGCTCAGGGCCCTGGATTACGAGGCCCTGCAAGCGTTCGAGTTCCGCGTGGGCGCGGCTGACGCGGGCTCCCCGGCGCTGAGCAGCGAGGCGCTGGTGCGCGTGGTGGTCGTGGACGACAACGACAACTCGCCCTTCGTGCTGTACCCGCTGCAGAACGGCTCTGCGCCCTGCACAGAGCTGGTGCCCAGGGCGGCCGAGGCGGGCTACCTGGTGACCAAGGTGGTGGCGGTGGACGGCGACTCGGGCCAGAACGCCTGGCTGTCCTACCAGCTGCTCAAGGCCACGGAGCCTGGGCTGTTCGGCGTGTGGGCGCACAACGGCGAGGTGCGCACCGCCAGGCTGCTGAGCGACCGCGACGCGCCCAAGCACAGGCTCGTCGTGCTGGTCAAGGACAACGGCGAGCCGCCGCTCTCGGCCAGCGTCACGCTGCACGTGCTGCTGGTGGACGGCTTCTCCCAGCCCTACCTGCCGCTCCCGGAGGCGGCCCCGGACGAGGCCCAAGCCGACTCGCTCACCGTCTACTTGGTCATTGCCTTGGCCTCGGTCTCGTCGCTCTTCCTGTTCTCGGTGCTGCTGTTCATCGCGGTGCGGCTGTGCGGGAGGCGCAGGGCGGCCTCGGTGTCTGAGGGCCACTTTCCGAGCCACTTGGTGGACGTGAGCGGTACCGGGACCCTGTCCCAGAGCTACCAGTTCGAGTTGTGTCTGACGGGAGACTCAGGGAGTAATGAGTTTAAATTTTTGAAGCCGATTATCCCCAATTTCCCGGCCCACTGCCCTGGGAGAGAAATAGAGGATAATCCTACTTTCTGCAATAGCTTTCGGTTCAGTAATCAATGA